The following are from one region of the Mycolicibacterium helvum genome:
- the sdhC gene encoding succinate dehydrogenase, cytochrome b556 subunit, whose translation MSTAAPVVPGPRDKSTRRRRTLYRGDPGMWSWVLHRITGATIFFFLFVHVLDTALVRVSPQAYNEVVETYKAPIVGLMEIGLVAALLYHALNGVRIILIDFWWQGPRYQRQMLWAVAGVWLLVMVPSLVIIGMHMAERFL comes from the coding sequence ATGAGTACAGCGGCACCGGTCGTGCCGGGCCCGCGCGATAAGTCGACTCGACGACGGCGCACTCTCTACCGCGGCGACCCCGGTATGTGGTCGTGGGTGCTGCACCGCATCACCGGCGCGACGATCTTCTTCTTCCTCTTCGTCCATGTCCTGGACACCGCTCTGGTCCGGGTCAGCCCGCAGGCCTACAACGAAGTGGTCGAGACCTATAAGGCGCCGATCGTCGGGCTGATGGAGATCGGCCTGGTGGCCGCGCTGCTCTATCACGCACTCAACGGCGTACGGATCATCCTGATCGACTTCTGGTGGCAGGGACCTCGCTATCAGCGCCAGATGCTGTGGGCGGTGGCCGGCGTCTGGCTGCTGGTGATGGTGCCTTCGCTGGTGATCATCGGCATGCACATGGCGGAGCGGTTCCTGTGA
- a CDS encoding cytidine deaminase — protein MTAESEWKSLRAKAIEASAHAYAPYSGFPVGAAAVVDDGRVVTGCNVENVSYGLGLCAECAVVCALMSGGGGRLVAVAVVDATGVALMPCGRCRQLLLEHGGPELLVDHPHGPRRLAELLPDAFGPDDLARVEREKP, from the coding sequence ATGACAGCGGAAAGTGAATGGAAATCATTGCGTGCCAAGGCGATTGAGGCGTCCGCTCACGCATACGCGCCATATTCGGGGTTCCCGGTCGGGGCTGCCGCCGTGGTCGACGACGGCCGCGTCGTCACCGGCTGCAATGTGGAAAATGTCTCATATGGCCTAGGTCTCTGTGCCGAGTGCGCGGTGGTCTGCGCCCTGATGTCCGGCGGCGGTGGCCGGCTGGTCGCGGTGGCGGTGGTGGATGCCACCGGGGTGGCGTTGATGCCGTGCGGACGGTGCCGGCAGCTGCTTCTCGAACACGGCGGGCCCGAGCTGCTCGTTGATCACCCACATGGCCCGCGCCGACTGGCCGAGCTGTTGCCCGATGCCTTCGGTCCCGATGATCTGGCCCGGGTGGAGCGGGAAAAGCCGTGA
- a CDS encoding succinate dehydrogenase hydrophobic membrane anchor subunit: MSAPENRLGPPAPILERSHDRPAGLDNPRTPRRRGGMPNFEKYAWLFMRFSGVVLIFLALGHLFIGLMWDGGVYRIDFNYVAQRWASPFWQTWDLLLLWLAQLHGGNGIRTIINDYARKDSTKFWLNSLLAVSLLIVLVVGTYVLLTFDPNIS; this comes from the coding sequence GTGAGCGCGCCCGAGAACCGGCTCGGCCCGCCGGCCCCGATCCTGGAGCGCAGCCACGACCGTCCGGCCGGGCTGGACAATCCGCGCACCCCGCGCCGCCGCGGCGGCATGCCCAACTTCGAGAAGTACGCCTGGCTGTTCATGCGGTTCTCCGGCGTCGTCTTGATCTTCCTGGCGCTGGGACACCTGTTCATCGGGCTGATGTGGGACGGCGGCGTCTACCGCATCGACTTCAACTACGTCGCCCAGCGCTGGGCCTCGCCGTTCTGGCAGACCTGGGACCTGCTGCTGTTGTGGCTGGCTCAGCTGCACGGTGGCAATGGGATCCGCACGATCATCAACGACTACGCCCGCAAGGACTCCACCAAGTTCTGGCTCAACTCGCTGCTGGCGGTCTCGCTGCTGATCGTGCTGGTGGTGGGGACCTACGTGCTGCTGACCTTCGATCCGAACATCTCCTAG
- a CDS encoding thymidine phosphorylase, which translates to MTEFTFDAPTIIRVKRDGFRLTDDAIDWVIDAYTHGRVADEQMSALLMAIFLRGMDRGEISRWTTAMIASGEKLDFSDLRRDGRPLQTVDKHSTGGVGDKITIPLVAVVAACGAAVPQAAGRGLGHTGGTLDKLESIPGFTAEITKAQVRQQLSQIGAAIFAAGELAPADRKIYALRDVTGTVESLPLIASSVMSKKLAEGADALVLDVKVGRGAFLKTEAESRELAATMVELGLAQGVPTRALLTDMDIPLGRTIGNALEVAESLEVLAGGGPDDVVELTVRLAVEMLDLAGIDGCDPAQTLRDGTAMDRFRALVAAQGGDVHAQLPIGVHSETVTAPRGGTMGDIDAMAIGLTVWRLGAGRASPGERVQSGAGVRIHRRPGEPVCAGEPLFTLYTDTPERIPAAMGELDGAWTIVDTFQERGPLIIDRIA; encoded by the coding sequence GTGACGGAGTTCACATTCGATGCCCCGACGATCATCCGGGTCAAACGTGACGGCTTCCGGTTGACCGACGACGCCATCGACTGGGTGATCGACGCCTATACCCACGGACGGGTGGCCGATGAGCAGATGTCGGCGCTGCTCATGGCGATCTTCCTGCGCGGGATGGATCGCGGTGAGATCTCCCGGTGGACGACGGCGATGATCGCCTCCGGCGAGAAGCTGGACTTCAGCGATCTACGTCGCGACGGGCGCCCGCTGCAGACGGTGGACAAACACTCCACCGGCGGGGTGGGCGACAAGATCACCATTCCCTTGGTCGCCGTCGTCGCCGCGTGCGGTGCGGCAGTTCCGCAGGCCGCCGGCCGCGGTCTTGGGCACACCGGCGGCACCCTGGACAAGCTCGAGTCGATTCCCGGATTCACCGCCGAGATCACCAAAGCGCAAGTCCGTCAGCAGTTATCGCAGATCGGCGCGGCTATCTTCGCCGCCGGCGAGTTGGCGCCCGCCGACCGCAAGATCTATGCGTTGCGTGATGTCACGGGCACGGTGGAATCTCTGCCGTTGATTGCCAGCTCGGTGATGAGTAAAAAGCTGGCCGAGGGCGCCGATGCCCTGGTGCTCGATGTGAAGGTCGGCCGCGGGGCGTTCCTGAAGACCGAAGCCGAATCCCGGGAGCTGGCCGCCACGATGGTCGAGCTGGGGCTGGCCCAAGGGGTGCCGACGCGGGCGCTGTTGACCGATATGGACATTCCGCTGGGCCGCACCATAGGTAACGCCCTGGAAGTCGCCGAGTCCCTCGAGGTGCTGGCCGGTGGCGGGCCCGACGACGTGGTGGAACTGACGGTCCGATTAGCCGTCGAGATGCTGGATCTCGCCGGGATCGACGGCTGTGACCCGGCGCAGACATTGCGCGACGGCACCGCGATGGACCGCTTCCGCGCACTGGTCGCCGCCCAGGGCGGGGATGTTCACGCGCAGCTTCCGATCGGTGTCCATTCTGAGACCGTGACGGCACCGCGAGGCGGCACAATGGGGGACATCGACGCGATGGCAATTGGGCTGACGGTGTGGCGGCTCGGCGCTGGCCGGGCCTCCCCGGGCGAGCGCGTGCAATCCGGTGCCGGGGTGCGTATCCACCGTCGTCCCGGTGAACCGGTTTGCGCTGGTGAGCCACTATTCACCCTGTACACCGACACGCCAGAGCGGATTCCCGCCGCCATGGGCGAGCTCGACGGTGCCTGGACCATCGTCGACACATTTCAGGAGCGCGGGCCACTGATCATCGATCGGATCGCCTGA
- the sdhA gene encoding succinate dehydrogenase flavoprotein subunit: MITEHRYDVVIVGAGGAGMRAAVEAGPRVRTAVLTKLYPTRSHTGAAQGGMCAALANVEEDNWEWHTFDTVKGGDYLADQDAVEIMCKEAIDAVLDLEKMGMPFNRTPEGRIDQRRFGGHTRDHGKAPVRRACYAADRTGHMILQTLYQNCVKHDVEFFNEFYALDLALTQTPSGPVATGVIAYELATGDIHIFHAKAVVFATGGSGRMYKTTSNAHTLTGDGLGIVFRKGLPLEDMEFHQFHPTGLAGLGILISEAVRGEGGRLLNGEGERFMERYAPTIVDLAPRDIVARSMVLEVLEGRGAGPHKDYVYIDVRHLGADVLEAKLPDITEFARTYLGVDPVKELVPVYPTCHYVMGGIPTTITGQVLRDNTTTVPGLYAAGECACVSVHGANRLGTNSLLDINVFGRRAGISAANYALAHDFVDLPDAPAGMVVNWVADILSEHGNERVADIRSELQQSMDNNAAVFRTEETLKQALTDIHALKERYARISVHDKGKRYNSDLLEAIELGFLLELAEVTVVGALNRKESRGGHAREDYPNRDDTNYMRHTMAYKEGADLLSDIRLDYKPVVQTRYEPMERKY, from the coding sequence ATGATTACCGAACATCGCTACGACGTGGTCATCGTCGGCGCAGGCGGAGCTGGTATGCGCGCCGCCGTCGAGGCGGGCCCAAGGGTGCGCACCGCGGTGCTGACCAAGCTTTACCCGACGCGGTCGCACACCGGCGCCGCTCAGGGCGGCATGTGCGCGGCACTGGCCAATGTCGAAGAAGACAACTGGGAGTGGCACACCTTCGACACCGTCAAGGGCGGCGACTACCTCGCCGACCAGGACGCGGTCGAGATCATGTGCAAGGAAGCCATCGACGCGGTCCTCGACCTGGAAAAGATGGGAATGCCGTTCAACCGCACCCCCGAGGGCCGCATCGACCAACGGCGCTTCGGCGGGCACACCCGCGACCACGGCAAGGCCCCGGTACGCCGGGCGTGTTACGCCGCCGACCGCACCGGCCACATGATCCTGCAGACGCTCTACCAAAACTGCGTCAAACATGACGTGGAGTTCTTCAACGAGTTCTATGCCCTCGATCTGGCTTTGACGCAGACCCCGAGCGGTCCGGTGGCCACCGGCGTCATCGCCTACGAGCTGGCGACCGGTGACATCCACATCTTCCACGCCAAGGCCGTCGTGTTCGCCACCGGCGGGTCGGGCCGGATGTACAAGACCACCTCCAACGCCCACACGCTGACCGGCGACGGCCTGGGCATCGTCTTCCGCAAGGGACTTCCCCTGGAGGACATGGAGTTTCACCAGTTCCACCCGACCGGTCTGGCCGGCCTGGGAATCCTCATCTCCGAGGCCGTCCGCGGCGAGGGTGGCAGGCTGCTCAACGGCGAGGGCGAGCGGTTCATGGAGCGCTACGCCCCCACCATCGTCGACCTGGCCCCGCGCGATATCGTCGCCCGCTCGATGGTGCTGGAGGTGTTGGAGGGCCGCGGCGCCGGACCGCATAAGGACTACGTCTACATCGACGTGCGTCACCTCGGCGCGGACGTGCTCGAGGCCAAGCTGCCCGATATCACCGAGTTCGCCCGCACGTATCTCGGCGTGGACCCGGTCAAGGAACTGGTGCCGGTCTACCCCACCTGCCACTACGTGATGGGTGGCATCCCGACCACCATCACCGGACAGGTGTTGCGCGACAACACCACAACGGTGCCGGGGCTCTACGCAGCAGGCGAATGCGCGTGTGTGTCGGTGCACGGCGCCAACCGGCTGGGCACGAACTCGCTGCTGGACATCAACGTGTTCGGCCGCCGTGCCGGCATCTCCGCCGCCAACTACGCTCTTGCCCACGACTTCGTCGACCTGCCGGATGCGCCGGCCGGCATGGTGGTGAACTGGGTCGCCGACATTCTGAGCGAGCACGGCAACGAGCGCGTCGCCGACATCCGCAGCGAGCTGCAGCAGTCGATGGACAACAACGCCGCGGTGTTCCGCACCGAGGAGACCCTCAAGCAGGCGTTGACCGATATCCACGCACTCAAAGAGCGCTATGCCCGAATCTCGGTGCATGACAAGGGCAAGCGCTACAACAGTGATCTGCTCGAAGCGATCGAGCTGGGCTTCCTGCTGGAGCTGGCCGAGGTCACCGTCGTCGGCGCACTGAACCGCAAGGAGTCCCGCGGCGGGCACGCCCGCGAGGACTACCCCAACCGCGACGACACCAACTACATGCGGCACACCATGGCGTACAAGGAAGGCGCTGACCTTCTCAGTGACATCCGGCTGGACTACAAACCCGTCGTGCAGACCCGCTACGAGCCGATGGAGCGCAAGTATTAA